A genomic stretch from Solanum stenotomum isolate F172 chromosome 8, ASM1918654v1, whole genome shotgun sequence includes:
- the LOC125873519 gene encoding uncharacterized protein LOC125873519, producing the protein MTLLKRYVLRLFISLKYITAHVVDRNNGRIVATSSTVEHSVKQSLECGRTCNAKVAAIVGEVLAMRLKVEGLDQVQVNGIHVNVNKEVEKKGFKNRTKVWAIVNGLKSNGVKLILDDNENDSSRLISVGTVKELVVLMMVAKECVVADDVSVIVGGDASYDDGGGW; encoded by the exons ATGACGTTGCTAAAGAGGTATGTGTTAAGATTGTTCATATCATTGAAGTACATCACTGCCCATGTGGTAGACAGAAACAACGGACGAATAGTAGCAACATCATCAACAGTTGAACATTCAGTGAAACAGTCACTTGAGTGCGGTAGAACTTGCAATGCAAAAGTTGCAGCAATCGTAGGAGAAGTGTTGGCAATGCGTCTCAAAGTGGAGGGTCTAGATCAAGTGCAAGTAAACGGGATCCATGTCAATGTAAATAAGGAGGTTGAGAAGAAAGGTTTCAAGAATCGCACAAAAGTTTGGGCTATAGTTAACGGCCTTAAGAGCAACGGAGTGAAACTTATtttggatgacaatgaaaatgACAGTTCTCGCCTCATCTCA GTGGGTACCGTGAAAGAG TTGGTGGTGTTAATGATGGTGGCTAAAGAATGTGTAGTCGCTGATGATGTATCTGTGATAGTTGGTGGTGATGCTAGTTATGATGATGGAGGTGGTTGGTAG
- the LOC125875065 gene encoding zeatin O-glucosyltransferase-like, translating to MAINNSSGDNLQLNEVIVAMVPWPEHGHLNPLFLLSRFIASHNIPVHFLCLTARNHDLKKRLQGVRRNVTDENLHFCDLSVPKTEAESDKDLLLENLGKSICEKCHLLSKNTKRLVIINDCLMITYIRDLHSIPNIKCYSFHFFSSFVRYSTFRQILHIVDEDQDKLVQELGDEFPTVESTFGPHLEEYIQEEREWKLNSGVVLNSFRELEDKYLDSFAIHAEDITPVWCLGPFHMLLESSVDLLNRSAQHVSLEFLDKQDANSVIFVSFGTTTTLSQEQVNELALGLEQSSHKFIWVVRDADDERLDTENNSEGKDGKVVLPEGFEERVEGRGMVVRNWAPQLEILGHPSTGGFMSHCGWNSCMESISMGVPIASWPVHVDQPYNTVFITNVLKIGISVWKWSRREEIVPAAAIEKAVKTLMGTPEGEEMRQRAVELSNKIKNSVSHGGLARKEMESFISNITDN from the coding sequence atgGCTATCAATAACTCATCAGGGGATAATCTTCAGCTCAATGAAGTAATTGTAGCGATGGTTCCATGGCCTGAACATGGCCATCTCAACCCACTATTTCTCCTTTCTCGCTTCATTGCTTCACACAACATTCCTGTACACTTCCTCTGTCTCACTGCTCGAAACCACGATTTGAAGAAACGCCTTCAAGGTGTTCGACGAAATGTCACTGATGAAAATTTGCATTTCTGTGACCTCTCAGTACCTAAAACTGAGGCAGAAAGTGATAAGGATTTGTTGTTGGAAAACCTAGGGAAGTCTATTTGTGAAAAATGTCATTTACTCTCGAAAAATACTAAAAGATTGGTCATCATTAATGATTGTTTGATGATAACTTATATAAGGGATCTGCATTCAATACCCAACATCAAGTGTTATTCTTTTCACTTCTTTTCATCTTTCGTTAGGTATTCGACTTTCCGACAAATTCTTCATATAGTTGATGAAGATCAAGACAAGTTGGTTCAGGAGCTAGGCGATGAGTTTCCAACGGTGGAGAGCACTTTTGGGCCACATCTGGAGGAGTATATACAAGAAGAACGTGAATGGAAGCTAAATTCTGGAGTTGTCTTGAACTCCTTCAGAGAATTGGAAGACAAGTATCTTGATTCATTTGCCATTCATGCAGAGGATATTACGCCGGTGTGGTGTCTTGGTCCATTTCACATGCTGCTCGAATCATCAGTTGATTTGTTGAATAGGAGTGCTCAACATGTGTCCCTGGAATTTCTCGACAAGCAAGATGCTAACTCTGTAATATTCGTGTCATTTGGGACAACCACTACATTGTCACAAGAGCAAGTCAATGAGCTCGCGCTTGGTTTAGAACAGAGCAGCCATAAATTTATATGGGTAGTAAGAGATGCAGATGATGAAAGGTTGGACACGGAGAATAATTCCGAGGGGAAAGATGGGAAGGTTGTATTGCCAGAAGGATTTGAAGAAAGAGTGGAAGGAAGAGGAATGGTGGTGAGAAATTGGGCGCCTCAATTGGAAATCTTGGGACATCCATCAACAGGTGGGTTTATGAGTCACTGTGGATGGAATTCTTGTATGGAAAGTATTAGCATGGGAGTTCCCATAGCATCTTGGCCTGTCCATGTTGACCAGCCTTATAACACGGTGTTCATAACGAACGTGTTGAAGATTGGAATCTCTGTATGGAAATGGAGTCGCAGAGAGGAAATAGTACCAGCTGCAGCAATTGAGAAAGCTGTCAAGACGTTGATGGGTACGCCAGAAGGAGAAGAGATGAGGCAGAGAGCGGTGGAGTTGAGTAATAAGATCAAGAACTCTGTTAGCCATGGAGGACTTGCACGCAAGGAGATGGAATCTTTCATATCTAATATTACCGATAACTAA
- the LOC125875068 gene encoding flavin-containing monooxygenase FMO GS-OX-like 4 isoform X1 yields MSQNSPKNVAVIGAGPAGLVAARELQREGHIVVVFERENQLGGTWIYTPHTDSDPIGVDPNRRIVHSSLYSSLRVNLPREVMGFRDYPFMATKKPNRDPRRYPGHREVLDYLNDFASDFGLIELVRFGTEVGYVGLLENGKWKVSSRKSENDDHVVFVNEEYDAVVICNGRFTEPQIAEIPGIEVWPGKQIHSHNYRVPEPFRDQVIVVIGAATSASDISREIAEVAKEVHISSRSALSGTPKKVHGYENLWLHSMIEAVGIDGGVNFHDGSKVHADLIIHCTGYKYHFPFLETNGIVTVDDNRVGPLYKHIFPPAFAPSLSFVGMPWKLISFPRCELQSKWIAGVLSGRISLLSKEDMIADIDAFYSSLDTSCIPKRYTHNMDFQLDYEDWLAAEWRKEMFFIAREKIKTQTEIYLDQWDDDDLIIQAHQDFVQFFPELPQVQKLST; encoded by the exons ATGTCTCAAAATTCCCCAAAAAACGTTGCCGTTATCGGTGCTGGTCCTGCGGGCCTCGTTGCAGCCCGAGAACTCCAACGCGAAGGGCACATTGTAGTTGTATTCGAGCGAGAAAATCAGCTAGGAGGCACATGGATTTACACTCCACACACTGATTCCGACCCAATTGGGGTCGACCCGAATCGGAGAATTGTTCATTCAAGTCTTTATTCATCACTTCGGGTAAACCTTCCACGTGAAGTAATGGGTTTTCGTGACTACCCTTTCATGGCCACGAAAAAACCCAATAGAGACCCGAGACGGTATCCGGGTCATAGGGAAGTGTTGGACTATTTGAATGATTTTGCGTCTGATTTTGGGCTTATTGAACTGGTGAGGTTTGGAACTGAAGTTGGATATGTGGGATTGTTGGAGAATGGAAAATGGAAGGTTAGTTCAAGAAAAAGTGAGAATGATGATCATGTTGTGTTTGTTAATGAGGAGTATGATGCTGTAGTAATCTGTAATGGACGCTTTACTGAACCGCAAATAGCTGAGATTCCTG GAATTGAAGTATGGCCAGGAAAGCAAATCCACAGCCACAATTACCGGGTTCCAGAGCCTTTTCGAGATCAA GTCATTGTTGTCATAGGGGCTGCCACAAGTGCTTCTGATATCTCCAGAGAAATTGCTGAAGTTGCTAAAGAGGTCCACATTTCTTCTAGATCAGCTCTAAGTGGGACTCCCAAAAAGGTGCATGGATATGAAAATCTTTGGCTCCACTCTATG ATTGAAGCTGTTGGTATAGATGGTGGAGTCAATTTTCATGATGGATCCAAAGTCCATGCTGATCTCATTATACATTGCACAGG GTACAAATATCATTTCCCTTTCCTTGAAACTAATGGGATAGTGACTGTGGATGACAACCGTGTTGGGCCACTTTACAAGCACATTTTCCCACCAGCCTTTGCTCCTAGTCTTTCATTTGTTGGGATGCCATGGAAG CTTATATCATTCCCCCGTTGTGAATTACAAAGCAAGTGGATTGCTGGTGTTTTATCTGGTCGAATTTCTCTCTTGTCAAAGGAAGATATGATTGCTGATATTGATGCATTCTACTCATCCTTGGACACCTCTTGCATTCCAAAACGGTACACTCACAATATGGATTTTCAG TTAGACTACGAAGATTGGTTGGCTGCTGAGTGGAGAAAGGAAATGTTTTTTATCGCTAGGGAGAAGATAAAGACTCAGACGGAGATATATCTTGATCAGTGGGATGACGATGACTTGATCATTCAAGCTCATCAAGACTTTGTACAATTTTTTCCTGAACTACCTCAAGTGCAAAAGCTATCGACATGA
- the LOC125875068 gene encoding flavin-containing monooxygenase FMO GS-OX-like 3 isoform X2 has product MSQNSPKNVAVIGAGPAGLVAARELQREGHIVVVFERENQLGGTWIYTPHTDSDPIGVDPNRRIVHSSLYSSLRVNLPREVMGFRDYPFMATKKPNRDPRRYPGHREVLDYLNDFASDFGLIELVRFGTEVGYVGLLENGKWKVSSRKSENDDHVVFVNEEYDAVVICNGRFTEPQIAEIPGIEVWPGKQIHSHNYRVPEPFRDQVIVVIGAATSASDISREIAEVAKEVHISSRSALSGTPKKVHGYENLWLHSMIEAVGIDGGVNFHDGSKVHADLIIHCTGYKYHFPFLETNGIVTVDDNRVGPLYKHIFPPAFAPSLSFVGMPWKLISFPRCELQSKWIAGVLSGRISLLSKEDMIADIDAFYSSLDTSCIPKRYTHNMDFQWRYTWV; this is encoded by the exons ATGTCTCAAAATTCCCCAAAAAACGTTGCCGTTATCGGTGCTGGTCCTGCGGGCCTCGTTGCAGCCCGAGAACTCCAACGCGAAGGGCACATTGTAGTTGTATTCGAGCGAGAAAATCAGCTAGGAGGCACATGGATTTACACTCCACACACTGATTCCGACCCAATTGGGGTCGACCCGAATCGGAGAATTGTTCATTCAAGTCTTTATTCATCACTTCGGGTAAACCTTCCACGTGAAGTAATGGGTTTTCGTGACTACCCTTTCATGGCCACGAAAAAACCCAATAGAGACCCGAGACGGTATCCGGGTCATAGGGAAGTGTTGGACTATTTGAATGATTTTGCGTCTGATTTTGGGCTTATTGAACTGGTGAGGTTTGGAACTGAAGTTGGATATGTGGGATTGTTGGAGAATGGAAAATGGAAGGTTAGTTCAAGAAAAAGTGAGAATGATGATCATGTTGTGTTTGTTAATGAGGAGTATGATGCTGTAGTAATCTGTAATGGACGCTTTACTGAACCGCAAATAGCTGAGATTCCTG GAATTGAAGTATGGCCAGGAAAGCAAATCCACAGCCACAATTACCGGGTTCCAGAGCCTTTTCGAGATCAA GTCATTGTTGTCATAGGGGCTGCCACAAGTGCTTCTGATATCTCCAGAGAAATTGCTGAAGTTGCTAAAGAGGTCCACATTTCTTCTAGATCAGCTCTAAGTGGGACTCCCAAAAAGGTGCATGGATATGAAAATCTTTGGCTCCACTCTATG ATTGAAGCTGTTGGTATAGATGGTGGAGTCAATTTTCATGATGGATCCAAAGTCCATGCTGATCTCATTATACATTGCACAGG GTACAAATATCATTTCCCTTTCCTTGAAACTAATGGGATAGTGACTGTGGATGACAACCGTGTTGGGCCACTTTACAAGCACATTTTCCCACCAGCCTTTGCTCCTAGTCTTTCATTTGTTGGGATGCCATGGAAG CTTATATCATTCCCCCGTTGTGAATTACAAAGCAAGTGGATTGCTGGTGTTTTATCTGGTCGAATTTCTCTCTTGTCAAAGGAAGATATGATTGCTGATATTGATGCATTCTACTCATCCTTGGACACCTCTTGCATTCCAAAACGGTACACTCACAATATGGATTTTCAG TGGCGGTACACTTGGGTATAA